In Providencia hangzhouensis, the DNA window GAGTGTAACTAACCAACTTCCCCAAACAAAATATTGCAGGAAAAGCATGATTTTCAAGCGGGATTTAATATTCATACAAGGCTCCGTTTGGAGTTATATTTATTTGTTTTTATTTTCAACTCAGCAATGGCGACACCCATAAGGATGACAGCAACGCCAACAAACTGAATGAACTCAAGAGGTAACTGCAATACAGTCACAGATAATAAAATCGTGACGGGCAACTGCATTGAGCTAACAATGGTCGCTAAACTGGTACCGATCAGTGGAGTACCTTTGGCAAACATCCACATACCAAAGAAAGAACCAAAGAAAGCTAGGGGTAAGCCATAAGAGAAAAATAGGGAATGAAACGTTGATGCGCTCAATAAGAATGTTGGAGGAACGACAATCGATGTCAAAATTGCGCCCCCTGTTACCATAATTGCAGAACGCATCATAGGATCTGTTTTAACCGCTAATGCACCACTGACATAAACACGAATAGCATTCGATAATGCCGCACATAGTCCTAATAGCACACCAAGCCAGTGAAATACGATCCCTGAACTATTTAACAAACCTGTCGCTAATACTGTCCCAATTAATATCACCACAACCGATACCATGGTCATTATGGGAGGAGCTTGACGGCTGACAACCGCATTAATGGCAACCCCCATCCATGTAAATTGCAAAAATAAGACGACACCAAGCGCCGGAGACAAATATTGCAATGATGCATAATATAAGAGTCCGGTTAGCCCTGTTGTCGTCCCAGTGAGTAACATTAATAGGCCTTGTTGTCGTGTTGGCCATACTAGACGTGCTTTTTTAATTAATGCACCTGCGGCAACAAAAAACCACAGTAAAATCGCACCTAATACCGTTTGGCTACCGATGACATCATTCAAGGAATATCCTGCGCGGTAGGCCAACACGACGAGTGTTGAAAGAATGCCATAACTGCAAGCGCCTAAAGAAACTAAAATTAGACCTTTAAATTTCATTTCAATATTCACCTTATTTAGCGTTATGAACATCTTTATATTGTTTTGAGAAAAAGAACCTAAAAACTAGAAGCGAGCGATCACACCCGTCACTAATTTCAAGAAGGTGGCTTTAACTTTCTCTGCAGTTTCAATAACTTCGTCATGGCTAAGAGGTTGTTCTAAAATACCGCAAGCCATATTAGTTAAACAGGAGATGCCCACTGTCTTAATTTGTGAATGATGAGCGACCAGAGCTTCTGGTACGGTAGACATACCAACAGCATCAGCGCCTAAGGTTCTGATCATGCGAATTTCGGCAGGTGTTTCATAAGTTGG includes these proteins:
- a CDS encoding DMT family transporter, whose translation is MKFKGLILVSLGACSYGILSTLVVLAYRAGYSLNDVIGSQTVLGAILLWFFVAAGALIKKARLVWPTRQQGLLMLLTGTTTGLTGLLYYASLQYLSPALGVVLFLQFTWMGVAINAVVSRQAPPIMTMVSVVVILIGTVLATGLLNSSGIVFHWLGVLLGLCAALSNAIRVYVSGALAVKTDPMMRSAIMVTGGAILTSIVVPPTFLLSASTFHSLFFSYGLPLAFFGSFFGMWMFAKGTPLIGTSLATIVSSMQLPVTILLSVTVLQLPLEFIQFVGVAVILMGVAIAELKIKTNKYNSKRSLV